The Anomaloglossus baeobatrachus isolate aAnoBae1 chromosome 5, aAnoBae1.hap1, whole genome shotgun sequence genome includes the window ATTCATTCGTTCGTTCATTCAATCATGTTAACCATTCATAACACACGTGTGACTCAAATCTGTTCGCTATTGGACAAGAATCAGCCATTACAGGGATAAAtactatgaatgaatgaataatttaaaaaaatgcattcCCAGCTCACAAATCCAGTCATTCATTTTACACACTTGCGTCCTTTAGATTTTTCAATGCCTGAAATCCGGCCATTTAGAGACAGTCTCGGGAATAAATCCAATGAATGAATCCCATACTTCCAGTAGATATTCACATCTTTGGGAGATTCCAGAAAATGGCCATGTACTTAACGCCCTGGGGAGTTGTCCAATGGCCATCAACACTTCATCTGTTATTACATCCCCTGCGTTCACTTAACCCATAATTAGACATCAGTATATTGATGGATGGAAGGATATTTGGAGGATTGAGGTGACCTGAACCTCACTTATTAATATAGAATATGTTTTTGGCATTTATCTCACATAGGGCAATACAGTATTTATTGCAAATTGGTATTATATGGCCATCATAGTGGCAGCTTCCATCAGTGGGGCCATAAATCTCTACAGCAAAAGAAATCAGGACGTTTTCTTGGGTTTCTTCCCACATTCCAAAAATATTTGGCTTCCTAAGAAATTGTTAGTATGGATGAAATTAGATTGCACTGACTTTGTACTGCGCTGCAGTATACGTCTGTGCCATATAAGAAACAAGAATGACATTTTTCCACCGTATACCCATTGTCTTCAGCTGTTCGACACGCCGCAGCTTTCTTTTCTTATCGATTCATTGACTGAAAGCAGAAACGTCTCCGGAATAAACTTTACGCCTCGTTCTGTATTGCGGCGTTTTGAAGACTATCGGCCATTTATATTTGTACTCgctgtgcaagaaaaaaaaaaaaaaaggaaagcgcaaGCTGCTTTAATTCTGCTGGAATCCCATAACTATTTACTGACCAGATGCTTTTTTTTAAAGCATGGGAATTGTAGTAAAAAAGGCACTATTAATAATAGGAATTGGAAGGACCATGTGTATTCTGCTCATTAAGCGCTAATTAATGGGTTTTTAATGGCTCCTATTCTTTGCTCCTGTCGCTGCCAAAGACACATtacagtcattaaggggttaaagttgtGTGTGCCTGTCACAACACAATTATAAAGGAATTCCTTCCTCCCTGTGAGGCTGAGCCTCCTCCCCACACTATATAAAGGGCTGGCACTGCAGCAGGGTAATCACTCAGCGGACAGCTCCTGGTGCTGAACACCATAGACAAAGCCATCAGTGCCCCAGCACTACATACACTCAAGTAAGGGACTTCACCGAAGACCAAGCCATGATCACAGGAGCTTGTTGGAGATGTTTACTCCTCTCCTTTTTTTTTCTAACTGGGTCTGCTCAGAATTTTGCACAAACGAGGTTTATCTGCACTTCAGTGCCTGTTGACATGGATATGTGCACTTCGTCAATGCAGAACAGTGGTCCAACAGAAGACCTGAAGACCACCATCTTACAACTGAGAGAGACGGTCATCCAGCAAAAAGAGACTATCATGAATCAAAAGGATACTATCAGGGACCTGACAGGCAAACTGGCAAGGTGTGAGGGGCAAACAATTTTGGAGATCCCTCCTAGCGAACCCAAAGTTGGAGCCCCAGGTTCCAGGAAAAAAGAAACAGGGACTACCAAAAACACAATGGGTGATTTGTCCAGAACCCCTACGGCTGAGACACTCACTCAGCTTGGGCAGACACTACAAAGTCTGAAGACCAGGTTGGAAAACTTGGAGGTGAGTCTGACTCTTGATTACGTAATCACTCAATGGTCAATATGTGGTATTGACGATAGGGTTGTACCTAATCTACGAGTTTACACAGATGAGTCCATCTTTAGATTGTACCTAATCTACAAGCCTACACAGATGAATCCATCCTGAGATTGTACCTAATCTACGAGTTTACACAAATGAGTCTGTCCTTAGATTTTAGCTAATCTACAAGCCTATACAGATGAATCCATCCTTAGATTGTTCCTAATTTACGAGCATACACAGATGAGTCCATCTTTAGATTATATCTAATCTACAAGTTTACATAGATGAGTCCATCCTTAGATTGTACCTAATCTACAAGCCTACACAAATGAGTCCATCCATAGATTGTATCTAATCTACAAGCCTACACAGATGAGTCCATCCTTAGCTGTGTAAATTCGCAGATTAGATACATTCTAAGGATGGACTCATCAGTGTAGGCTCGTAAATTGGGAACAATCTACGGATGGACTCAGCTGTGTAAATTCGCAGATTAGATACATTCTGAGTCCATCCGTAGATTGTTCCCAATTTACGAGCCTACACTGATGAGTCCATCCTTAGATTGTACCTAATCTACGAGCCTACACTGATGAGTCCATCCTTAGATTGTACCTAATCTACGAGCCTACACTGATGAGTCCATCCTTAGATTGTACCTAATCTACGAGCCTACACTGATGGGTCCATCCCTAGATTGTACCTAATCTACGAGCCTACACTGATGAGTCCATCCTTAGATTGTACCTAATCTACGAGCCTACACTGATGAGTCCATCCTTAGATTGTACCTAATCTACGAGCCTACACTGATGAGTCCATCCTTAGATTGTACCTAATCTACGAGCCTACACTGATGAGTCCATCCTTAGATTGTACCTAATCTACGAGCCTACACTGATGAGTCCATCCTTAGATTGTACCTAATCTACGAGCCTACACTGATGAGTCCATCCTTAGTTTTGCTCTTGGCTCCAGAGATCAATGTTTCAAGAAGACCAGCTTTGAAAAATAAAATTGTATTACTCTGTTGGGAGCTGTTTACGCCATATGTGTCGGCTTCATAATGAGAACTTGTAATGAAATTTGGGGAAAGGTATGGGTGAACACATCTGTATTTGTGGAGAGCACCCTCTGCTAAAAGAACTGGGCATGCATTGGGTAAACGGCCACTGGTAAGAACTCGTTCCATTGCAGTCCACAGCTCCTCAAAGTCAATAAGCTGGTAATGAGCTGTTTAATTAAGGAAGTGTCATGTTATTGATACTTGTGACAATCCACTTACTGACGCTTGACATTGCACCTTGCAGCAGTACAGCAGAGGCAACGCTTCTGCCCAAGCCACGAGCCTGAAGGATTTGCTGCAAACCAAGATAGATGACCTGGAGAAGCAAGTTCTTTCCAGGGTGAACAACCTAGAAGAGGGTAAGGTGAACCTGAAGAATGAGACCGAGCTGAGGGGAAAGATTGAGAGTGCCCTGACCTCCCTCCAGCAGAGGATCACAGACTTGGAAAAAGGTGATGGGACAAACTTAGAGATATGAGGGTGCCATTGTGTTCTCCAGATGAGCATTATCGTGATGCTCAAGCTCACCCATAGGTCATCCAGACATGGTTGGACTGGTTGGTGAGAATGTATTGGACTGTTGCATAAAACCATCCCTGGTGCCAACTTGTGCCTTGATATGTAGATGGATTATAAAGAGATTGCCAGTCATAGAACCATCTACGATATGTTATGTTTTCCATATAACGATCCACTGATGACGTCACCCACTTTTGGTGTTTTGGGTGACCACAAAAGCCTGGACAGGCCGTCAAGAATAGGAGACTTTACGCCATGTAAAAATGAAGATGGATTTGTTATTTTGTTTTACGCTGGTGATATAGACATATTTGATAAGGTTGGCACCAGTGCCCCCAATCCCACAATCGCCAGATGTCCTCCCATGTCTGATCTCATCCTTGCGGTTTGTTATGCAATCTCCCGAGCCCACGACCTGCATAGAGCACCATTCTTGTATTCTCATTGCAGATGTGTTCTCAAATCTAGGTGACCTATGCAGGATTAGCTCTTTCAGCATTTTTATCCTCCTAGACCACAGTTTGCTTTGTATTTTCATCCATTCAAGCTGCTTTTTGCCACACGATGCCAGCAGAATATTGATCAGTGTTTGCAATCGGTTGTTTTACAGCATTGTAAAGTCTACAACCCAAAGCACTTCTATACTGTCTAGTATTAAATGTGATTATGATCGTTGCTGCCTCGCTAGCGCCCCCTGCTGCTCATAAGAAAACATGGAAAGATTTCACcggacatttttttttatctaatcTTAAACTGGTTACAAATTCtaaattttttgacattttttttacaGGTCAAAAGGAAAACAGACCTGCAGACAAGTTCCAGCTCACGTTCCCTCTGAGGACTAACTACATGTATGCCAAAGTGAAAAAGAGCCTACCGGAAATGTATGCGTTCACCGTCTGCATGTGGCTGAAATCCAACGCTTCCCCAGGTGTTGGCACCCCATTTTCTTACGCAGTGCCTGGCCAAGCCAATGAACTGGTGCTTATCGAGTGGGGGAACAACCCAATGGAAATACTAATTAACGATAAGGTACTAAAAACACAAAtgagaaaaaaactaaaaaaaaaaaaaaaaagtattatatTTCACTtttatcaaatatttttttttaaatattattagtaatatatattttttataggaATAATTATGTTTATTTCATATTATTAGTAGTAATGTTATTTTTAATaattataattttctttattttattctATTATTATTAATCAAATATTTTTAAACATTATTATTAGTAGTAATATTTATTTAATATTAATAACTgagtattttattttatattatcaGTAATATTATTTAATTAATGatcattttctttattttatactattattatttaacaaatattttttgtattattaatattaatagtaATATTTAATACTAATAACTATATAtcttattttatattatttatattattagtaGTAATATTATTTATAATAATGGTAATAATAATTTACAACATTTTCTATTTTATACTATTATTTATCAAATAATATTTTTCATTATTAATAGTTATATTTAGTTACTATTAATAACTATATCTATTTTATATTATTAGAAGTCATATTATTTTTAATTAGCATTTCCTTTATTTTATACTCTTATTATgtattaaatattatttttttaattatcatTAGTTGTAATATGTATTTAATATTAATAACtgtgtattttattttatattataagtaataatttttataatttttaataATTATAATTGTCTTTATTTTctactattatttttattattattactattattattattatattagtaaTATATTATATGAGTACAATACAAACAATATATTATTTCAATGTCATTGCATATCATTATTTCTGCTATTGCAACATACATTATATTGCCACCTAAAGGCCATAGGGTGTACTACAGTCCAAAAAATGTAATTGTTTCTGTTGGTACAACTCTTCAAAAATTAACCCATTTGTGACTTACACTAATACATatattgatatgtatattatatataggatgattttttgttttaaataccaTCCAAAGAGGTGAAATGATTGTGTAGATTGACAGCTGGGATAACATCTGCTTTATTTATGATCACCATTCACCTATGCTATGTCATTAGACCTCATTGTTTCTAAAGATGTATTATTACCATGGCTGCACATTGCTCAGAAGGCGCATCTTCTATTCTTCAGGTGGCAAAACTGCCCTTTGTGATCAACGATGGTAAATGGCATCACATCTGCATCGCCTGGACCACAAGAGATGGAGTGTGGGAAGCCTATCAGGATGGGGTATTACGGGGAAATGGCGAAAATCTGGCTCCTTATCACCCTATCAAACACCAGGGAGTGCTGGTGATAGGCCAAGAACAGGTAATTACCACTTATTTTTTTAGATGATGTGGAAAGTTCCAAACACAATGCAATACGTGACAAGTCATATATATCACTAAAGGCTGGAAAGTTGGGCTTCATCTTTAATATAAATGTGGCTTCATAAAGATTTGACAAATTAAATAATAGTTCCAGTTGTATCACTTGAATGTGTATAAAAGGCATATCCATCATTAGTATAGggaaggattctttacagtaagagaaTAGAATGATCTTATCTATATCTGTACCATCTGTAGTCAAATCAATCACAAAATTCCTAAACGTTCTAGACATTTATCAAGACATTAAATTAGAATGAATTTGAGGCAGGTGATATACTCACCCTTGTGGGGTCAAGAAAGTTTTTTTGGCTCTATATTACTGTATCCAATATGGTTAATATTACTGAAAATTTGTAGCTCAGCTCAAAGCGAGATATTTTAATACTTAGTTGAAGAACATGGTTGTCATTCCTCTGCCACCCAAGTAGAATCTAAGCTTTAAGATCTCTGTGTCCCCTGATGTATATTGTGTGAGATTGTCATGGGCCTCATTATTCTTTTTTATTGGATTGGTTTGGCGAGAACAGGGCACAGCATTAAATCCTTAAATATGTGTTCCCATCTGGCGCCCAAACTATTTGGAAAAACGTTCCCCTGACATGAGATGGCCGATACAAAGTACATGTAGTGGTGTCAGTGGAGAGATGACTATGATTGTGCAAAGCTCCCTCCATGGGGATGTATATTTGGTAGCCGAGGTGGTAGTGATGACATATTCTGTAGATATGCCATAACGAAGGCTCGTTGGATGGTTTAAGTGTTCCCTCGATTGGCGTAAATCACTCCCAAAATGTCATTCACTGAGTGCAAAAAATCTAATGCTTTTGTGGCAGAGCTGAAAATGTGCGCATGCGCAGAATGTTTGTCCTTGGGCAGAGTAATCAGTTTTGAGCCAGTTTTACGCATGTCTCCCGATGACACAAAATTGTGTTGAGAACCTGCATGTGGTGGACCTGCAGTGATTGCTTTACCCACATCAGCGAAAATACACCACACCGGGGGCGGACATATCAGTGGTGCAGCCGCACAAGGGCCCATGAGGTTGGGCGCCCATTAATGCCTCCAAAGCAGCTGGAATTGTGCATCATGataagttattggactgaaaagggcccatatactgttcttgcaaagGAGCTTTTTTCTGTCTTTGTCCACCAGTGCACCACACATATAGCAGATCCGATGACATATTAGAGGGTCTGGAACCAACACATGCGCAGACTTAAACAAATTTATCTGCCTACCTAAGGGCATAAtggtttttttaaagggaaccaatcaccaggattttcatatataacctaaagccagtgctatactggccctatcaggccgattctatacataccattagtggtcagctcggatgtttaagttttgaaatccaagaaagtgaagtttataaaatcatcagctgcttgagtgacagcagctgaaaaccagataatatctgggggggtattcatacttatctcctccccctgttagaattagcataagtgttGTACAATCGATTAAAATTTTGACTTGCAGGAACTGTgctgaggtcatatccatgtgaccagaaagggtgggatctcagtcaacaaagctgattccaggaagcaacatttttctgttgacggaggccccgccccttctggtcacatgggtatgacctcaccacaggtcctgcaaaagTCAAAATTTAAGTCGATggaataatacttatgctaattctaacaggaggaggggataactatgaataccccccagctattatctgatcctcagctgctgtcactcacgaAGCCGGTGATTTTATTAACTTTActgtcttggatttcaaaacctaaacatctgagctgaccactacaggtatttaGAAGATCAGCCTGGCTTTATgtaatatacgaaaatcctggtgattggtgcgctttaagctaTTTTACAGACACAGAGTGGTCTGCAGATTGATCAGGATACATATATGTCCGGATACGCCCAGTGATTTTTACATGTGGCACAGGAGGGTTTTTTAAGTTCTTTAGTAAATAGAAGCAATATCCATCATTTGGTGACATGTCCAAATAATTTTCATAAATGATTTTCTGATATAACACATAATTTTTCTTTTTCCTTACTCCACAAAGGACACCCTAGGAGGGGGGTTTGATGCCACTCAGGCTTTCGTCGGGGAACTGGCCCATTTCAATATGTGGGATAGAAAGCTGACAGTCGGAGAAGTCTACAACCTGGCAACTTGCAGCAACAAAGCACTGACTGGTAATGTCATAAGTTGGGCAGAGACCAACATTGAAATCTTTGGTGGTGCCACCAAATGGACATTCGATGCATGTCGCCAGATCAACTGAACAGATTGCCGATTTGGATTTCATTTCTTAGCTTCAAAAAAAAGATATCATCAGCGTCATCCTGCACCTGCCTTTCAAGCGAGGGCTCATCAGCCACGAGGGTGTGTTTATTTCTGATTGTTTGTTTTCATTTTCGAAAGAGAAAAACTCTTCACTTCTTTTCACCATCAATCACACTTTCACGCATCTAGGAGCGAACTTTCAGTGATCCGTCGGGAAGGCACGCAAGGAGATTTCAGTCGGGAAGAATTCTTTTCTTTTCTTTAGAgagatttcacttttttttttttttaaggaaggtTTGGTTTTTACATTGCCAACTGGGTTTAACCCTTTTAGCTGCTGGAGGGATCTGCACAGTGATTGGTCCCGTGTGTCTCCAGCAGGGACGGGGTTAATCTTGAGTGCCTTGAGCTGGTACCGATAttcagcacatttttttttttcatcttttttttttagaCTCCTCTACTCTATAAATGGTTTGTATTGATTTTAGGTGTTTGTTATGCCGTTCGGTTGAGGCAGTCCAGCTTTGTTTTTTTTCACGATCGTCTCATTTTTCTGATGACTGTCAGTGAAAAGCTTCACACAGTCCGGGAGTGGGGACCGACTAACTCCAGCAGATTCTATGAGCATGGCAGACAATACCGCAGCCCCCCTGTTGGAGGAAGGGGTGGCTCCGACAAAgtagcatttcttttttttttctggaaatATCTTTTTCCTTTGTAAATATTTAATTTCCTTGCCAATGACGTTTCGctctctgttgtttttttttctcctttccagcGTGCATGACCAACCTCCTTGCATTTGTTTTCATCCCCTTCCCCCGTTCCCCGTTCCGACACGTTTCGGTCTATGATTATTTCTGGAAAAATTAGGGGTTGATGCATCGTGAGCTTTGCAAAGACACAAACTAAGATTTGATAACGCGCAGCTTTCTTACGAGGAATCGTCAACTTTTCCAGGCGTTTGTTCTAATCATATTTTAACCCTTtgtataaaaaaaatggaaaaaagaaaaaatgagtgTAATTTTCATATGCTGGGGTTACTGAGTTCTTCTTATGTTTTAAAGCACTTTCACTACTAGCCATGATTAGGATTAATTCTCCCAGGCAAATATTTGTGTAGCCTGTCTTAAAATGTATCTAGGGCTTATGGAAAGGAGATTTGACAAGATGTTGCTCTTTAGGTTTTCTGTTTGGACCGTAAGGATGGATGAGTTGTCCAGGAATATGAAAACATGGatgctttttttttcttaaaagaaTAGCGCCACCACTGTCCCCAGGACATTTGTGGTATTGCAGCTTATTTCTCTATGTCAATGGAACTAAACTTCAGTACCACATACAACCTGTGGGCAGATATGGTATTGGTTTTCTAACTCTGGACGCATCCTTTAAGGCCTTCCTTAGAAAATCCAATGGCCGGCCCATTTTGCTACTTTCACTGTAGCTTTATTGCCACGTTTTCGGCTAGGATTTATACTTCTACAAAGTCGTAAAAGAGCCACTTCTTGTCATAGTTTGTCCTGCAGGTGGCCGATGCCTTAATGGAATTTAAGGGAAAAAAATTCTTGTATTTTTGCTTAATGGGATGGGACAAAGCAAGTATTATTTTGAAACTCGGTACAGAGGGGCAAACATAGAGGTGAGGGGGGCCTCATAGCCATAGCCACCAGAATAAAGGGACGCCCCAAATAATTCTCTTCTCCTATGTTTGCTCCCTTTGTAGGTTCCAATGCTCCTTGGGGGAGGGGCCAATTTGGATAGGTTGTTTCACCCCAGAACTCACACAGGGCCTCCCTCTTGGTACTCTCTTGTCCATATCTGACCACACCCTTGCAGTATGCTGTAAGGGAAGACAATAGCGCCCCCTTCTGTCAACGTAGCCACAGACAATCCCTAAGACTAAAGATGTCAAAAACAGATTTTTCCTTGTTGTATTTCAGACTTGCACTGAATCTAATACGCCTCTCTCAGGTACACGCCATTATATGATGGATGCTGTTTGAATGACAGTGTATTTTTGCCTAATTACTGTGTAAACGCAccctttaaccccccccccccccaaggccaTACTTTATAATGTAACTATCGGGGGTAGTTCTTGTTTCTTGCC containing:
- the NPTX1 gene encoding neuronal pentraxin-1; this translates as MITGACWRCLLLSFFFLTGSAQNFAQTRFICTSVPVDMDMCTSSMQNSGPTEDLKTTILQLRETVIQQKETIMNQKDTIRDLTGKLARCEGQTILEIPPSEPKVGAPGSRKKETGTTKNTMGDLSRTPTAETLTQLGQTLQSLKTRLENLEQYSRGNASAQATSLKDLLQTKIDDLEKQVLSRVNNLEEGKVNLKNETELRGKIESALTSLQQRITDLEKGQKENRPADKFQLTFPLRTNYMYAKVKKSLPEMYAFTVCMWLKSNASPGVGTPFSYAVPGQANELVLIEWGNNPMEILINDKVAKLPFVINDGKWHHICIAWTTRDGVWEAYQDGVLRGNGENLAPYHPIKHQGVLVIGQEQDTLGGGFDATQAFVGELAHFNMWDRKLTVGEVYNLATCSNKALTGNVISWAETNIEIFGGATKWTFDACRQIN